In Halobacterium sp. R2-5, the following are encoded in one genomic region:
- a CDS encoding ABC transporter ATP-binding protein, with the protein MAAIELRDLTKQYGDLVAVDDVSLEIRDGEVFGFLGPNGAGKTTVLRTLLGMQAPTAGGVSILGYDTTVESERLDALADTGFLPSDPQFDEQATGRAVLDLHESLKGGSRRSDLLEQFEPPLDRPIREYSTGNVQKLGIVQAFMHDPDVAVLDEPTSGLDPLLQDRFNEFVREERARGVTVLFSSHVLSEVRRICDRVGVLRGGELVAVEDVETLLDRSGKLVRARVDGELPPDAFDISGASDITRRSVDGATRVSFTFTGDVDALVDELDRYPLQELDVEEAPLEDVFLDFYGGGEDA; encoded by the coding sequence ATGGCCGCCATCGAACTCCGGGACCTCACGAAGCAGTACGGGGACCTCGTCGCCGTCGACGACGTCTCCTTGGAGATCCGGGACGGCGAAGTGTTCGGTTTCCTCGGGCCGAACGGCGCCGGCAAGACCACGGTGCTCCGCACGCTCCTCGGGATGCAGGCGCCGACCGCCGGCGGCGTCTCTATTCTCGGCTACGACACGACCGTCGAGAGCGAGCGCCTCGACGCGCTCGCGGACACCGGCTTCCTCCCGAGCGACCCCCAGTTCGACGAGCAAGCGACCGGCCGCGCGGTGCTGGACCTCCACGAGTCACTGAAGGGCGGGAGCCGCCGCAGCGACCTCCTCGAGCAGTTCGAACCGCCGCTCGACCGCCCGATACGCGAGTACTCCACGGGGAACGTCCAGAAGCTCGGCATCGTGCAGGCGTTCATGCACGACCCCGACGTCGCTGTGCTCGACGAACCCACGTCCGGGCTGGACCCGCTGTTGCAGGACCGCTTCAACGAGTTCGTGCGCGAAGAGCGCGCTCGCGGCGTCACCGTCCTGTTCTCCAGTCACGTGCTCAGCGAAGTCCGGCGCATCTGCGACCGCGTCGGCGTGCTCCGCGGCGGCGAACTCGTCGCCGTCGAGGACGTCGAGACCCTGCTCGACCGCAGCGGGAAGCTCGTCCGCGCTCGCGTCGACGGCGAGCTGCCGCCGGACGCCTTCGACATCTCCGGTGCGTCCGATATCACCAGACGCTCAGTCGACGGCGCGACCCGGGTGTCGTTCACGTTCACGGGCGACGTGGACGCGCTCGTGGACGAACTCGACCGCTACCCGCTGCAGGAGCTCGACGTCGAGGAAGCCCCGCTGGAGGACGTCTTCCTCGACTTCTACGGGGGTGGTGAGGATGCTTGA
- a CDS encoding NAD(P)/FAD-dependent oxidoreductase, translating into MIAIVGGGIAGLAAARRLQSHGHDVRVFEAADRVGGLAATTETAGDPIETFYHHLSASEETIVDLLDELGLREDLQWPIGKNAYYVDGTVHPMDKPWEILAFPPLSLYDTFRLGMLTLDVDVRSGLPKFDTYDDLEDFEDVPVREFCVEHTTRNVYESFFEPLLEAKFGERMEDVSAAWLLGRIKFRGERDLRRGEPLGYLDGGFGRLNDALVEDVGREHIDTNARVTNVGLADGELQSVTVEHGDTDDGFTRVETVDADAVVVAAMPNVLESLTGYECSITFQGTVCSVVSMDRSLTDTYWLNIADDAPFGALIEHTNFVPPERYGGEHLLYVPKYIQSPEDPVWQMSDDEVAEHWLDGIEDLFPEFDRSHVNWVSTARNPRTAPVYERGYLDMVIPYHLDSEVADGVYYAGMASRAQYPERSLNGGIVAGYECADRIAGEK; encoded by the coding sequence ATGATTGCCATCGTCGGGGGCGGCATCGCGGGGCTGGCGGCCGCACGCCGACTGCAGAGCCACGGCCACGACGTGCGCGTCTTCGAGGCCGCCGACCGGGTGGGCGGCCTCGCGGCGACCACGGAGACCGCCGGCGACCCCATCGAGACGTTCTACCACCACCTCTCCGCCAGCGAGGAGACCATCGTCGACCTGCTGGACGAGCTGGGCCTCCGCGAGGACCTCCAGTGGCCCATCGGGAAGAACGCCTACTACGTCGACGGCACCGTCCACCCGATGGACAAGCCCTGGGAGATTCTGGCGTTCCCGCCGCTGAGCCTCTACGACACGTTCCGACTCGGGATGCTCACCCTCGACGTCGACGTCCGCAGCGGACTCCCGAAGTTCGACACGTACGACGACCTCGAGGACTTCGAGGACGTCCCGGTGCGGGAGTTCTGCGTCGAGCACACCACGCGGAACGTCTACGAGTCGTTCTTCGAACCCCTCCTCGAAGCGAAGTTCGGCGAGCGCATGGAAGACGTCTCGGCGGCGTGGCTGCTCGGCCGCATCAAGTTCCGCGGCGAGCGCGACCTCCGCCGCGGCGAGCCGCTGGGCTACCTCGACGGCGGGTTCGGCCGGCTGAACGACGCGCTCGTCGAGGACGTCGGCCGCGAGCACATCGACACGAACGCCCGCGTGACGAACGTCGGGCTCGCAGACGGCGAACTCCAGTCGGTGACTGTCGAGCACGGCGACACCGACGACGGCTTCACGCGCGTCGAGACGGTGGACGCCGACGCCGTCGTCGTCGCCGCGATGCCGAACGTCCTCGAATCCCTGACCGGCTACGAGTGTTCGATTACGTTCCAGGGGACGGTCTGCTCGGTCGTCAGCATGGACCGGTCGCTGACGGACACGTACTGGCTGAACATCGCCGACGACGCGCCGTTCGGCGCGCTCATCGAGCACACGAACTTCGTGCCCCCGGAGCGCTACGGCGGCGAACACCTCCTGTACGTCCCGAAGTACATCCAGAGCCCCGAGGACCCGGTCTGGCAGATGAGCGACGACGAGGTCGCCGAGCACTGGCTCGACGGCATCGAGGACCTCTTCCCCGAGTTCGACCGCTCGCACGTGAACTGGGTTTCGACCGCGCGCAACCCACGGACGGCGCCCGTCTACGAGCGCGGCTACCTCGACATGGTGATACCCTACCACCTCGACAGCGAGGTCGCGGACGGCGTCTACTACGCGGGGATGGCGTCGCGCGCGCAGTACCCCGAGCGCTCGCTCAACGGCGGCATCGTCGCCGGGTACGAGTGCGCGGACAGGATTGCTGGCGAGAAGTAG
- a CDS encoding ABC transporter permease subunit — MLELAAYGVRRRVKGALALAVGLSAFSAMYAAFFPSLTGNLDLDSYVEALPPAFVEAFGLRAFNTIEGFLATELYQFAWVILLGLYLAYSAASLISGDVESGRMDVLLSLPVSRARLVAEQFLSLVPGILLVNVVVAAVTWVATRAIGYPIGTVDLVVVHSLSLPYLFACAAVGLAFSVLADRESVAQRAAMATVFGLFLLESVVASTDYAWVGAVAPMRYFDPTAILVDGTYDLAGAAILVGATLLLVVASQLYFRRKDVN; from the coding sequence ATGCTTGAGCTCGCGGCGTACGGCGTCCGCCGGCGCGTGAAGGGCGCGCTCGCGCTCGCAGTCGGCCTCTCGGCGTTCAGTGCGATGTACGCGGCGTTCTTCCCGTCGCTGACCGGGAACCTCGACCTCGACTCGTACGTCGAGGCGCTCCCGCCCGCGTTCGTGGAGGCGTTCGGGCTGCGCGCGTTCAACACCATCGAGGGATTCCTCGCGACCGAACTCTACCAGTTCGCGTGGGTCATCCTCCTCGGGCTCTACCTCGCGTACAGCGCCGCCTCCCTGATTTCGGGCGACGTCGAGAGCGGCCGGATGGACGTGTTGCTGTCGCTGCCGGTCTCGCGCGCCCGCCTCGTCGCCGAGCAGTTCCTCTCCCTCGTTCCCGGCATCCTCCTCGTCAACGTCGTCGTCGCCGCGGTCACCTGGGTCGCCACCCGCGCCATCGGCTACCCAATCGGGACCGTCGACCTCGTCGTCGTCCACTCGCTCTCGCTCCCGTACCTCTTCGCGTGCGCGGCAGTCGGGCTGGCGTTCAGCGTGCTCGCCGACCGCGAGAGCGTCGCCCAGCGCGCCGCGATGGCGACCGTGTTCGGGCTGTTCCTGCTGGAGTCCGTCGTCGCGAGCACGGACTACGCGTGGGTCGGCGCCGTCGCCCCGATGCGGTACTTCGACCCCACCGCGATTCTCGTCGACGGCACCTACGACCTCGCGGGCGCCGCCATCCTCGTCGGCGCGACGCTGCTGCTCGTCGTCGCCAGCCAGCTGTACTTCCGTCGGAAGGACGTGAACTAA
- a CDS encoding DUF4112 domain-containing protein gives MATADTDDFDIDEFDAQNLPDSVDQAAVKRMRAVAWALDDAIPVPGTNYKIGIDPIVGILPVGGDAATGLVSLYIVAESARLGVPREKLVAMLVNIAIDVGAGSVPVLGDFFDATWKANTRNFKIAVEELDDAAPADSGGTEITIE, from the coding sequence ATGGCTACCGCCGACACCGACGACTTCGACATCGACGAGTTCGACGCTCAGAACCTCCCGGACTCCGTCGACCAGGCCGCCGTCAAGCGGATGCGAGCGGTCGCGTGGGCGCTCGACGACGCCATCCCCGTCCCCGGCACGAACTACAAGATCGGCATCGACCCCATCGTCGGCATCCTCCCCGTCGGCGGCGACGCCGCGACGGGCCTCGTCTCCCTCTACATCGTCGCTGAATCAGCGCGCCTCGGCGTCCCCCGAGAGAAGCTCGTCGCCATGCTCGTCAACATCGCCATCGACGTCGGCGCCGGCTCCGTCCCCGTCCTCGGCGACTTCTTCGACGCCACCTGGAAGGCGAACACCCGGAACTTCAAAATCGCCGTCGAGGAGCTCGACGACGCCGCCCCCGCCGACTCCGGCGGGACGGAAATCACTATCGAGTAA
- a CDS encoding DUF5815 family protein — protein MTEPRVPGAEDDDGWVELPCGEEAHVKDFDMGMREYECSCGETHAVVMDMHPPSRFVPEDIVAVLKEAVTPAPEDEFEEFGTPHLLGAVMEQLPESVEAVDQSENGSVGYALMWVTDMDARELHEVVVELVVELMDHAVSHAEDDGTASEFEAQMQEFDVAEFVDAYRAQRDFEDEYDTPA, from the coding sequence ATGACCGAGCCGCGCGTTCCGGGCGCCGAGGACGACGACGGGTGGGTGGAGCTGCCCTGCGGGGAGGAGGCGCACGTGAAGGACTTCGACATGGGGATGCGGGAGTACGAGTGCTCGTGCGGGGAGACGCACGCGGTGGTGATGGACATGCATCCGCCGTCGCGGTTCGTGCCGGAGGATATCGTCGCGGTGTTGAAGGAGGCGGTGACGCCGGCGCCCGAGGACGAGTTCGAGGAGTTCGGGACGCCGCACCTGCTGGGGGCGGTGATGGAGCAGCTGCCGGAGTCCGTGGAGGCCGTCGACCAGAGTGAGAACGGGAGCGTCGGGTACGCGCTCATGTGGGTGACGGACATGGACGCCCGCGAGCTCCACGAGGTAGTGGTCGAGCTGGTCGTGGAGCTGATGGACCACGCGGTGAGCCACGCCGAGGACGACGGCACGGCTTCGGAGTTCGAAGCACAGATGCAGGAGTTCGACGTGGCGGAGTTCGTGGACGCGTACCGCGCGCAGCGGGATTTCGAGGACGAGTACGACACGCCTGCGTGA
- a CDS encoding FAD/NAD(P)-binding oxidoreductase, producing the protein MSESYVIIGDGIAGSSAAEAIREESPDADVTVVTDEGEALYNRILIKEFAKGKLPEAPISIHETDWYDDRNIDLQLNTLVTDVDPDAHTVETHEGDEISYDKLLVAAGGTPNQLPVENSDAEGVHHFWTFQDARKIREHAEEADTGVVVGAGLLGIDLAAICGGQDVDAKYLMRGDRWWRYALSSEGAEIIHEGLREKGVEPVFESGADRFEVDDDGKVVATVDGNGERHESEFVGVAIGLDFNVEILQDTEVTIDDGVHVDEYMRTEAEDIYAAGDITQYWDTIMDQRAQNGSWGSAKQQGALAGKTMLADSGHDVDVEPFRWVSSYSITHFDFPFLSFGFPTMGDEECERKYGDDEWRRLTFKDGKLIGGVLIGNLAPQSKYKKLIKDEAVVADQQDVLLQENFEIDELAIPQEQ; encoded by the coding sequence ATGAGCGAGTCCTACGTGATAATCGGCGACGGTATCGCGGGCAGTTCCGCCGCCGAAGCTATCCGCGAGGAGTCCCCCGACGCCGACGTCACCGTCGTCACAGACGAGGGCGAGGCCCTCTACAACCGGATTCTCATCAAGGAGTTCGCGAAGGGGAAGCTGCCGGAGGCCCCGATCAGCATCCACGAGACCGACTGGTACGACGACCGCAACATCGACCTCCAGCTGAACACGCTAGTCACGGACGTCGACCCCGACGCTCACACCGTCGAGACCCACGAGGGCGACGAGATCAGCTACGACAAGCTGCTGGTCGCGGCGGGCGGCACGCCGAACCAGCTCCCCGTGGAGAACTCCGACGCGGAGGGCGTCCACCACTTCTGGACGTTCCAGGACGCGCGGAAGATTCGCGAGCACGCCGAGGAAGCCGATACCGGCGTCGTCGTCGGCGCGGGTCTGCTGGGTATCGACCTCGCGGCCATCTGCGGCGGGCAGGACGTCGACGCGAAGTACCTGATGCGCGGCGACCGCTGGTGGCGGTACGCGCTCAGTTCGGAGGGCGCGGAGATCATCCACGAGGGCCTCCGCGAGAAGGGCGTCGAGCCCGTCTTCGAGTCCGGCGCCGACCGCTTCGAAGTCGACGACGACGGCAAAGTCGTCGCCACCGTCGACGGGAACGGCGAGCGCCACGAGTCGGAGTTCGTCGGCGTCGCCATCGGCCTCGACTTCAACGTCGAAATCCTCCAGGACACCGAGGTCACCATCGACGACGGCGTCCACGTCGACGAGTACATGCGCACCGAGGCGGAGGACATCTACGCCGCGGGCGACATCACGCAGTACTGGGACACCATCATGGACCAGCGCGCGCAGAACGGCTCGTGGGGCTCCGCGAAACAGCAGGGCGCCCTCGCCGGCAAGACGATGCTCGCGGACAGTGGCCACGACGTCGACGTCGAGCCGTTCCGCTGGGTGTCCTCGTACTCGATCACGCACTTCGACTTCCCGTTCCTCTCCTTTGGCTTCCCGACGATGGGCGACGAGGAGTGCGAGCGCAAGTACGGCGACGACGAGTGGCGCCGCCTGACGTTCAAGGACGGCAAGCTCATCGGCGGCGTGCTCATCGGGAACCTCGCGCCGCAGTCGAAGTACAAGAAGCTCATCAAGGACGAGGCGGTCGTCGCCGACCAGCAGGACGTCCTCCTCCAGGAGAACTTCGAGATCGACGAGCTCGCGATCCCGCAGGAGCAGTAA
- a CDS encoding DUF6149 family protein: MKLHQNVRHFASRKALELPGVRSVAKKGLVDLHVRIFSGKADEARREEREPHLEDFFDATMDMYLAALQEGYSEAEARETTHIVANFDFYNHGWAEMMEFPPSELSDHYERYETFFDAHGVSVDDPLGEFRPAGGVADAPATPERLDEADFEHTEGGYADDVYVETEDGEIQRGDIEEPEDVDPSKSPGT; encoded by the coding sequence ATGAAACTCCACCAGAACGTCCGGCACTTCGCGTCGCGGAAGGCCCTGGAGCTGCCCGGGGTGCGTTCGGTCGCGAAGAAGGGGCTGGTCGACCTCCACGTCCGTATCTTCTCGGGGAAAGCCGACGAGGCCCGCCGCGAAGAGCGCGAACCCCACTTGGAGGACTTCTTCGACGCGACGATGGACATGTACCTCGCCGCCCTCCAGGAGGGCTACTCGGAGGCCGAGGCCCGCGAGACGACGCACATCGTCGCGAACTTCGACTTCTACAACCACGGCTGGGCGGAGATGATGGAGTTCCCGCCGAGCGAACTCTCCGACCACTACGAGCGCTACGAGACGTTCTTCGACGCCCACGGCGTCAGCGTCGACGACCCGCTCGGCGAGTTCCGGCCCGCGGGCGGCGTCGCCGACGCCCCCGCGACCCCGGAGCGCCTCGACGAAGCCGACTTCGAGCACACGGAGGGCGGCTACGCCGACGACGTCTACGTCGAAACCGAGGACGGCGAGATCCAGCGCGGCGACATCGAGGAGCCCGAGGACGTCGACCCGTCGAAGAGCCCCGGGACGTAG